The following coding sequences lie in one Maylandia zebra isolate NMK-2024a linkage group LG14, Mzebra_GT3a, whole genome shotgun sequence genomic window:
- the mtus2b gene encoding microtubule-associated tumor suppressor candidate 2 isoform X4: MGHCCCRLHFFRLFCLDQTSESAIVKERELSLELARIRDEVAVSVAHWEQLQQEKEELERRFESELQGLRAQQQKELGALEERLKAQHVDETNSLQALQRAELEELHFKQQEQLEEMSQNHEASLMEMETAHNDTLATLQEEHARTVKNLKMAHEQQRKSLEEEFEKIRLSLQDQVDTLTFQNRSLRDRAKRFEEALRKSTDEQIVDALAPYKHIEEDLKSLKEVLEMKNQQIHQQELKISELEKIQAAKNVFLEEKLQVLQQQNEDLKEQIDKNLAVSRQLSEENANLQVNVEKESNEKKRLSRTNEELLWRLQTGELSPRMSPSSSPIHRPPSGPGSPARPHSYHQ, translated from the exons ATGGGCCACTGCTGCTGTAGGCTCCATTTCTTCCGTCTGTTCTGTCTCGACCAAACG AGTGAGAGTGCCATTGTGAAGGAGAGGGAACTGTCCCTGGAGCTTGCCAGAATCCGTGATGAAGTGG CTGTCAGTGTTGCACACTGGGAGCAGTTGCAGCAGGAGAAGGAGGAACTGGAGCGTCGTTTTGAGTCTGAGCTGCAGGGATTGCGGGCTCAACAGCAGAAGGAGCTGGGAGCGCTGGAGGAGCGGCTGAAAGCACAGCACGTGGATGAGACGAATAGTCTGCAGGCGCTGCAGCGAGCTGAGCTGGAAGAGCTACACTTCAAACAGCAGGAGCAG CTTGAGGAGATGAGTCAGAACCATGAGGCGTCCTTGATGGAGATGGAGACGGCTCACAATGATACACTGGCCACTCTGCAAGAGGAGCATGCCAGGACTGTGAAGA ATTTGAAGATGGCCCATGAACAACAGAGGAAGTCTTTGGAAGAAGAGTTTGAAAAGATCAGACTGTCACTGCAG GATCAGGTGGACACACTGACATTTCAGAACCGTAGTCTCAGAGATCGAGCAAAACGATTTGAAGAAGCTCTCCGCAAAAGCACAGATGAGCAGATCGTG GATGCTTTGGCTCCCTATAAACACATTGAGGAGGACCTGAAGAGCCTCAAAGAAGTTCTGGAGATGAAAAATCAACAAATCCATCAGCAGGAGCTGAAGATTTCAGAACTGGAGAAAATA CAGGCTGCAAAGAATGTGTTCCTGGAGGAGAAACTACAAGTGTTACAACAGCAGAATGAGGACCTGAAGGAACAAATAGACAAGAATCTCGCTGTGTCCAG GCAACTCTCTGAAGAGAATGCTAATCTGCAAGTGAACGTGGAGAAGGAGAGCAATGAGAAGAAGCGCCTTAGTCGCACCAATGAGGAGCTGCTGTGGCGCCTACAGACCGGAGAGCTGAGTCCTCGCATGTCCCCCAGCTCCTCCCCTATCCATCGGCCACCCTCTGGACCAGGCTCTCCTGCCCGTCCACACTCGTATCACCAGTGA
- the mtus2b gene encoding microtubule-associated tumor suppressor candidate 2 isoform X5, translated as MGHCCCRLHFFRLFCLDQTSESAIVKERELSLELARIRDEVAVSVAHWEQLQQEKEELERRFESELQGLRAQQQKELGALEERLKAQHVDETNSLQALQRAELEELHFKQQEQLEEMSQNHEASLMEMETAHNDTLATLQEEHARTVKNLKMAHEQQRKSLEEEFEKIRLSLQDQVDTLTFQNRSLRDRAKRFEEALRKSTDEQIVDALAPYKHIEEDLKSLKEVLEMKNQQIHQQELKISELEKIAAKNVFLEEKLQVLQQQNEDLKEQIDKNLAVSRQLSEENANLQVNVEKESNEKKRLSRTNEELLWRLQTGELSPRMSPSSSPIHRPPSGPGSPARPHSYHQ; from the exons ATGGGCCACTGCTGCTGTAGGCTCCATTTCTTCCGTCTGTTCTGTCTCGACCAAACG AGTGAGAGTGCCATTGTGAAGGAGAGGGAACTGTCCCTGGAGCTTGCCAGAATCCGTGATGAAGTGG CTGTCAGTGTTGCACACTGGGAGCAGTTGCAGCAGGAGAAGGAGGAACTGGAGCGTCGTTTTGAGTCTGAGCTGCAGGGATTGCGGGCTCAACAGCAGAAGGAGCTGGGAGCGCTGGAGGAGCGGCTGAAAGCACAGCACGTGGATGAGACGAATAGTCTGCAGGCGCTGCAGCGAGCTGAGCTGGAAGAGCTACACTTCAAACAGCAGGAGCAG CTTGAGGAGATGAGTCAGAACCATGAGGCGTCCTTGATGGAGATGGAGACGGCTCACAATGATACACTGGCCACTCTGCAAGAGGAGCATGCCAGGACTGTGAAGA ATTTGAAGATGGCCCATGAACAACAGAGGAAGTCTTTGGAAGAAGAGTTTGAAAAGATCAGACTGTCACTGCAG GATCAGGTGGACACACTGACATTTCAGAACCGTAGTCTCAGAGATCGAGCAAAACGATTTGAAGAAGCTCTCCGCAAAAGCACAGATGAGCAGATCGTG GATGCTTTGGCTCCCTATAAACACATTGAGGAGGACCTGAAGAGCCTCAAAGAAGTTCTGGAGATGAAAAATCAACAAATCCATCAGCAGGAGCTGAAGATTTCAGAACTGGAGAAAATA GCTGCAAAGAATGTGTTCCTGGAGGAGAAACTACAAGTGTTACAACAGCAGAATGAGGACCTGAAGGAACAAATAGACAAGAATCTCGCTGTGTCCAG GCAACTCTCTGAAGAGAATGCTAATCTGCAAGTGAACGTGGAGAAGGAGAGCAATGAGAAGAAGCGCCTTAGTCGCACCAATGAGGAGCTGCTGTGGCGCCTACAGACCGGAGAGCTGAGTCCTCGCATGTCCCCCAGCTCCTCCCCTATCCATCGGCCACCCTCTGGACCAGGCTCTCCTGCCCGTCCACACTCGTATCACCAGTGA